Part of the Rhodocyclaceae bacterium genome is shown below.
GAAACCGCCCGGGCGGCGGTTCGGCGGCGAGCCGGCTGAGCCGTGCCCGCGCCTCGGCGCGCAGGTCGTCGATGCGTTCGGCGCGGTCGGACAGCCCGGTCGAGGGTTCGGTGGCCTCCTTCACCGGGTTGCCGAAGTCGGTGATCGGCCTGGCACGGGCAAGCAGAAGGTCGCCGCGCACCAGGTGCGCGAGCCGGAAGTTGGGATTGCCGAGCAGCACCTGGTCGATCTCCGCAAGCGCGACGTCCGGTCGGCTGCGCGCGATCTCCAGGATGCCACGCACCAGTGAGGCTTCCACCTCGCTGGTGGCCCGCAACGCGGCCTCGGTGCTCGTCGTCGGCGCAGTGGCCGGCGAGTCCGCGCCTGGTGCAGCACCCAGGCTGCCACCACTGCCCGGTACCTTGCCGGGTACATGGACGTCTTCCGCTGGCCCGACCAGCAGCAACAGACCAACGCCTGCGGAGGCCAACAGGGACAGCGCCATGATCGGAGCCACGAGGGTGCCCATCCGGCCATGCCAAGTACGGCTGAAGAACCTCACGGCGCGCTCACGATGTACTGTTCAATCGGACGATGCAGCAAAGCCGGTCACCGGCCGACCTGCTCCTGCTCGATCAGCCAGCGATCACCGACGCGTACCAGCGTCAGCGTCTTCGGCGAGCTGGCTTTCAGCGTCGGCGACCGGTAATCCTGGCGGAACGCGACCACCATGCGGTTGGGCCCGAGCGGCTTGACCTGCGGCGCGCTCACGCTGACCTCGATCTTCCTGGGCTTCGCGATCCGGTCGCGTCGACCCTTCTCCCAGTCTGCCCGTGTCTCGCCGCCGGGAACCTTGAAATCCTTCGAATAAAACGCAAGGTAGCGGTTCACGTCGTTCGTCGACCATGCCTGCGCCCATTGCTCTACGGTACGCAACACGTCTTCGGCGCCGGCAACGGAGGACGGAGCGGCCGGCGCCACCGCCGGTGCCGCAGTGGCGGGGGAGGCAGCCGTCGGCGGCTGCGCGGCGGTGGCAGCTGCCGACGCCCTGGCCTGTGCGGGCTGGGCGTCGGCCGCAGCAGGGGCAGTTTCGCGGATGGCTACCGGCCGGCTGGCCGCGGGTGCTGAAAGTGGTGCAGGTGCGGGTGCCGCAGCCCCTTTTGCCGGTTGACCTGCGGGTGCGGCCGGTGCGGCCTGGCCGGCAATCGCGACCTGCTTCGACGAATCGCCTGCGAGCGGCTGACGCTGGAACTTCGGGTTGGCCGAGAACAGTTCTCGGATCAGCGAGAGCTTGGTCTGTACGCCCGTGTTGGAGCGATCGAGCTGCAGCGCCCGGTCATAGGCTTCGGAGGCCATCTTCGCGTAGATGTCGCCGAGGTTCTCGTGCGCGGTGGCGTAGCTGGGATGCGTACGTATCGCCGACTCGAGCATCTGCCGTGCGCGGTCGAACTGCCCCTGCGCCGCGTAGAGCACCGCCAGGTTGTTGTAGGGCTCCGGCAGTTCCGGGTATTCCTCCGTCAGCGCCACGAACACCCGGATGGCATCGGCAGGACGCTTCTGCTCGGTGAGGATCAGGCCGCGCAGGAAACGCGCCCGCGCGTCCTTGGGATTCTTCGCGAGGTATGCGTTCAGCCGTTCGGTCGCCTGGGTCAGGTTGCCCTGCCTGACCAGCGCCTGCACGTCGGTCAGCTCGTCGGCGAGCGCGGCCCCCGGTGCGCACAGGATGCCGGCGAGCAGGGCCAGGATCGCCGTGGCGCTTCGAATGCGGCCACGCAGGGACGCCCGCACGGACATCGCGCCCGGGCCGACCGGGGCCTCGGTGGCGGCAATAGCGGTTCGCAGACACTGCATATGTTATATTTTTCTCGTCGGGCTTTGGAAATATCGAATCAAGACAAATACTTACGATATAGGCTACCCGGCTGATTCTAGCAGCAAGGCCGCGAAAAGTAATCTCCCAGCAACCGTTTCTCCGGGACGACGATGCTCCGAATCTACAACACGCTGGCACGCGACAAGCAGCCGTTCGTCCCGCTCGAGCCGGGCAGGGTCCGCATGTATGTTTGCGGCATGACCGTCTACGATTACTGCCACCTCGGACATGCCCGTGTGATGGTGGTGTTCGACCTGGTCACCCGCTGGCTGCGCGCCAGCGGCTACGAGGTCACCTACGTGCGCAACATCACCGACATCGACGACAAGATCATCCGTCGCGCGGCCGAGAACGGCGAGTCGATCGGCACGCTCACGCAGCGGTTCATCGATGCAATGGACGAGGATGCCGCGGCGCTCGGGGTCATCAAGCCCGACCACGAGCCGCGCGCGACCGAATACGTGCCGCAGATGCAGGCGATCATCGACCGGCTCGAGCGCAACCGGCTGGCCTATGTGGCCAGCGACGGCGACGTGAACTATTCGGTGCGCGACTTCGCCAGCTACGGAAGACTGTCCGGCAAGTCGCTGGAGGATCTGCGCGCGGGCGAACGCGTCGAGGTCAATTCCGGCAAGCGCGACCCGCTCGATTTCGTGTTGTGGAAGCGCAGCAAGGAGGGCGAACCGTTCTGGGAATCGGCGTGGGGACGTGGCCGTCCGGGCTGGCATATCGAGTGCTCCGCGATGTCTGCGGCGCTGCTGGGCGAGACCTTCGATATCCACGGGGGCGGCCAGGACCTGCAGTTTCCCCACCACGAAAACGAGATTGCACAGTCCGAGGGGGCGAATGGCCGACCTTTCGTTCGCTACTGGATGCACAACGGGTTCGTGCGCGTCGATGACGAGAAGATGTCCAAATCGCTCGGCAACTTCTTCACCGTGCGCGAAGTGCTCGGGCGCTATGATGCCGAGGTGGTGCGCTTCTTCATTGCCCGGGCGCACTACCGCAGCCCGCTGAACTATTCCGACCGTCACCTCGACGATGCGCGCCAGGCGCTGGCCCGCCTGTACACCGCACTCAAGGGCGTCGATGTCCCGCAGATCGCGATCGACTGGCACGAGCCGCATGCGGCCCGCTTCAGGGCAGCCATGGACGACGACTTCAACACGCCGGAGGCGATCGCCGTGCTGTTCGACCTGGCGGGTGAGCTGAACCGCAGTCGAAACCCCGCGGTGGCCGGGATGCTGCAGGCCCTGGGCCGCAGCCTCGGTCTGCTCGAGCGCGACCCGCTCCTGTTCCTGCAGTCGGCAGCCGGGGACGCGTCCGTCGCCGCCCTGGACCCGGCGGCCATCGAGGCGAAGATTGCCGAGCGTGCCGCGGCGAAGAAGGCGCGCGATTTCGCGACCGCCGATGCAATACGCGCCGACCTGCTGGCCGCCGGCATCGTGCTCGAGGACGGGGCGGGCGGCACGCTCTGGCGGCGCGCCTGATTGCCGCCGGTCCATGGGCCGGCGATGCCGCGGTTGCCAAACCCGCCGCTGCGCGGACATGCGGGGTTGCAGCGGATAAACTAGGTGTTTGTTCCGCGGGAGGCAGTTGCGATGGACAGCGTCGATCTTGAAGTGCTGCGTTCGGCGGTCGCCTGGCGCCGGGCCGGCCATGGGGTGACCCTGGCTACGGTCGTGGAAACGTGGGGCTCCGCGCCTCGGCCGGTCGGCGCGATGCTGGCGATCCGCAGCGATGGCATGGTGTCGGGTTCCGTCTCCGGCGGCTGCGTCGAAGACGACATGATCGCAAAGCTCACCGGCGAGGCGGCCCCGGCGCATCCGAAGCTGCTCACCTATGGCGTCACCCGCGAGCAGGCAGAACGTTTCGGCCTGCCCTGCGGCGGCCGCCTTGCGATCGTGGTCGAGCCCGTGGTCGACCCGGCACAGGATCCACATGTGCTGGAGATGCTCGAAAAGCTGCTCGCGGCGAGCGACCGGCGAGAACTCACCGTGCGCACCCTCGACATGGAAAGCGGGCGCATGAGCCTTGCCCCGGGCTCGCGCGATTCCACGCTCTCGTTCAACGGGAAGATGCTGCAGACCGTTCACGGCCCGCTCTGGCGCCTCCTTCTGATCGGCGCCGGACAGCTGTCGCGCTACCTCGCCGAGATGGCGCGTACGCTCGACTATCGCGTGACGGTATGCGACCCTCGAGACGAGTACGTGTTCGGATGGGATGTTCCTGGGGTCGACCTGGTGCGCACCATGCCTGATGACACGGTGGTGGCGATGGAACTCGACAGCCGTTGCGCGGTGGTGGCACTTACCCATGATCCCAAGCTCGATGACCTTGCACTGATGGAGGCACTGAAGTCGCCGGCTTTCTACGTCGGCGCGCTGGGGTCGCGCTCCAACAACGAGAAGCGACGCCGGCGGCTCGCCGACTTCGACGTGTCCGACGCCGAGATCGCACGCCTGTTCGGGCCTGTCGGCCTGCCGATCGGCAGCAAGACGCCGCCCGAGATCGCCGTATCGATACTGGCCGAGATGACCGCGGTCAGGCGCGGCGTGCTGCAGCCTGGCAGTGGTGAGCGGACCCTGGGTGCGCGGGCAGCGGCGGTGACCAGCGGGGCGGCGTGCAGCTGAAGGCCCCCGGATGGTGAACGACCGCCCCGGCGCCGGTGGCGTCCGGCGCTTTGCGCCGCTGCTGCGCTCGCTCGATGTCAATCGCAGCCTGGTGCGGCGGGCGATCGCCGCGGCCGCGGCCGGCGAGCCAGTGCCGCTCCTCGCGGCGCGCGCGTCCATCCTGCCGCCGGTCCCGACTGCGGCCGCCGTCGACGTGGCGGCCGATCCGGCGGCAACTGCAGCGGCTGACCAGACCTGGCACGGACTGGTCGCCGCCGAGGTATCGCTGCATGATGCGCTGGACGCAGCGGCAGCAGCCGGCCCCACGCCCTGGCCTCACCTGGTAGAGGCGCTCGAGACTTCCGACCGGCTGACGACCCTGCTGGTGGACGCGGCGCTGGCAGAACTGATGCTCGCGGTCTCGCAGCGCGAGCGCCGGCTCACCGAGCAGTTGCAGGACGAGTTCCTCGATGCGCTGAGCATCGGGCGTTTCTCGCTGCGCGTGACCGATGGCCTCATAGTGCAGGCCGACGAAGCCTTTGCCGGGTTCCTCGGCACCGAGGCGAAGCACCTGATCGGCGTGCCGGCCGGACGCTTCATCCCGGTCGAGAAGCTCGTCGAGATCGTCGAACAGTCGGTGAAGAGCGGTCGTCCCGGGCGCGCGCAGGTGCGCACGCTCGGCGTGGGCCGCGAACGGGTAACGCTCGACATCATCGCCTTCATGCAGCAGGCGGCCGAGAACGACGAACTGCAGTGCATGGCGGTCAACGTATCGCGGACGGACCGCGACATCGCGCAGCGGCGGTTGCTGTCGGCCGCAGTGGAGGCGTCGAACGATCTCGTCCTGATCACCGATGCGTCGTTCCAGATCGAGTACGTGAACCAGGCCTTCGTAAAGGTCACGGGGTACGAGCCCGACGAGGTACTCGGCCGCCATCCGGGCTTCCTGCAGGGACGCAGGACGCCCGGAACCGCACTGGATCGCCTGCGTGCGACGATGCGCGCCGGGCGGCCCGTTCGCGCCGAGCTGGTGAACTACCGCAAGGACGGTACGCCGTTCTGGATCGACCTGTCAGTGGTGCCGGTGACCGGTAGCGACGGTCTGGTAGAACACTGGCTATCCGTCGGCCGCGACGTGTCGGAACGCAAGCATGCCGAGCAGGAGATCACCCGGCTGGCCATGGAGGATTACCTCACCGGCCTGCCGAACCGGCGTGCGGCCGAGGCGCGGCTGCAGCTCGAATGGAACCGCGCCCGGCGAATGCGCTCGCCGTTTGCGCTGGGGTTGCTCGACATCGACCATTTCAAACGCGTCAACGACCAGTTCGGCCATGAGGTCGGGGACCGTACGCTGCGCCGTGTCGCGCAGGTGGTGAACACCACGCTGCGCGGCGGCGACTGGGTGGCGCGCTGGGGCGGCGAGGAGTTCCTGATCTGCTTCCACGGGCTGGATGCTGCCGGGGCGCTGGCAGCCGGGGAACGGATGCGCAAGCATGTGAGCGCATCGGCGCCACCTGGCGGTACCGAGCCTGCCGTGACGGTCAGCCTGGGCATCTCGGTGTACCGACCGGCGCTCGAGTCGCCGGCGAAGATGCTCGCCGAGGCCGACGGGCTGCTGTACGAAGCAAAGCAGGCTGGGCGCGACCGCGTGCTCTGCATCGGCACGGCCGAGGGGCGCCGGGGCAGCGTCGTACGGGAGCCTTCACAGGTCGGGACCGCACTGCAGGAGTCGCGCGTGGTCGCGGCCTTCCAGCCGATCATCGACCTGCGCAGCGGCGAACAGGTCGGGGTCGAGGCCCTCGCGCGCATCATCGCCCCGGACGACCGCGTGATCCCGGCCTCCGAGTTCCTCGAGGCGGCGGAATCGCTGCGCCTGTGCGCCGATATCGACGAAGCCATCGCCGAGTACATGCTGACCGCCAGGGCCGCCGGCCATCTCACCTGCTTCATCAATCTTTCCCCGCAGTTCCTTGCCAGCACACGAAGCATCGACCGCCTGATCGAGCAGGCGGCGAGTGCCCGCATCCCGGGGGCGGGCGAGCGCAGCTTCGTGATCGAGATCAGCGAACGCCATGGCGTCGATATCGCATCGCTGAAGGCGCACCTCAAGCCGCTGGTCGACGCCGGCTTCCTGCTCTCGCTCGATGATTTCGGCAGCGGCTATTCCTCGTTCCAGTACCTGGCCGACCTGCCGATCCGGTTCCTGAAGATAGAGGGCTGGATGGTCGCGCGGGCGGTCGGCGATTCGCGCATCCGGCAGCTGCTCGAAACGATCGTCGTTACCGCCCGGAAGTTCCGCCTGACCACGGTTGCCGAATGCGTGGAGGATGCGGGTACGGCAAGCGTGCTGCGCGACCTCGGCGTCGATTGGGCGCAGGGATACCTGTACGGTGCGCCGGTGGTCGACCGCAGGTCGGGCGCGGCACGGTCGGCTGGTGCCGGGGCCGGCTGATGGCGCTTCCCGTGGCCCTGCGGGGGCGACTGTCGTTACCGGTGATCGGAGCCCCGATGTTCCTGATCTCGGGGCCGGAACTCGTGATCGCCCAGTGCACCAGCGGCATCATCGGTTCCATTCCGTCGCTCAACGCGCGTCCGCCGGAACTGCT
Proteins encoded:
- a CDS encoding EAL domain-containing protein encodes the protein MNDRPGAGGVRRFAPLLRSLDVNRSLVRRAIAAAAAGEPVPLLAARASILPPVPTAAAVDVAADPAATAAADQTWHGLVAAEVSLHDALDAAAAAGPTPWPHLVEALETSDRLTTLLVDAALAELMLAVSQRERRLTEQLQDEFLDALSIGRFSLRVTDGLIVQADEAFAGFLGTEAKHLIGVPAGRFIPVEKLVEIVEQSVKSGRPGRAQVRTLGVGRERVTLDIIAFMQQAAENDELQCMAVNVSRTDRDIAQRRLLSAAVEASNDLVLITDASFQIEYVNQAFVKVTGYEPDEVLGRHPGFLQGRRTPGTALDRLRATMRAGRPVRAELVNYRKDGTPFWIDLSVVPVTGSDGLVEHWLSVGRDVSERKHAEQEITRLAMEDYLTGLPNRRAAEARLQLEWNRARRMRSPFALGLLDIDHFKRVNDQFGHEVGDRTLRRVAQVVNTTLRGGDWVARWGGEEFLICFHGLDAAGALAAGERMRKHVSASAPPGGTEPAVTVSLGISVYRPALESPAKMLAEADGLLYEAKQAGRDRVLCIGTAEGRRGSVVREPSQVGTALQESRVVAAFQPIIDLRSGEQVGVEALARIIAPDDRVIPASEFLEAAESLRLCADIDEAIAEYMLTARAAGHLTCFINLSPQFLASTRSIDRLIEQAASARIPGAGERSFVIEISERHGVDIASLKAHLKPLVDAGFLLSLDDFGSGYSSFQYLADLPIRFLKIEGWMVARAVGDSRIRQLLETIVVTARKFRLTTVAECVEDAGTASVLRDLGVDWAQGYLYGAPVVDRRSGAARSAGAGAG
- a CDS encoding cysteine--tRNA ligase — its product is MLRIYNTLARDKQPFVPLEPGRVRMYVCGMTVYDYCHLGHARVMVVFDLVTRWLRASGYEVTYVRNITDIDDKIIRRAAENGESIGTLTQRFIDAMDEDAAALGVIKPDHEPRATEYVPQMQAIIDRLERNRLAYVASDGDVNYSVRDFASYGRLSGKSLEDLRAGERVEVNSGKRDPLDFVLWKRSKEGEPFWESAWGRGRPGWHIECSAMSAALLGETFDIHGGGQDLQFPHHENEIAQSEGANGRPFVRYWMHNGFVRVDDEKMSKSLGNFFTVREVLGRYDAEVVRFFIARAHYRSPLNYSDRHLDDARQALARLYTALKGVDVPQIAIDWHEPHAARFRAAMDDDFNTPEAIAVLFDLAGELNRSRNPAVAGMLQALGRSLGLLERDPLLFLQSAAGDASVAALDPAAIEAKIAERAAAKKARDFATADAIRADLLAAGIVLEDGAGGTLWRRA
- a CDS encoding XdhC family protein; the protein is MDSVDLEVLRSAVAWRRAGHGVTLATVVETWGSAPRPVGAMLAIRSDGMVSGSVSGGCVEDDMIAKLTGEAAPAHPKLLTYGVTREQAERFGLPCGGRLAIVVEPVVDPAQDPHVLEMLEKLLAASDRRELTVRTLDMESGRMSLAPGSRDSTLSFNGKMLQTVHGPLWRLLLIGAGQLSRYLAEMARTLDYRVTVCDPRDEYVFGWDVPGVDLVRTMPDDTVVAMELDSRCAVVALTHDPKLDDLALMEALKSPAFYVGALGSRSNNEKRRRRLADFDVSDAEIARLFGPVGLPIGSKTPPEIAVSILAEMTAVRRGVLQPGSGERTLGARAAAVTSGAACS
- a CDS encoding tetratricopeptide repeat protein; the protein is MSVRASLRGRIRSATAILALLAGILCAPGAALADELTDVQALVRQGNLTQATERLNAYLAKNPKDARARFLRGLILTEQKRPADAIRVFVALTEEYPELPEPYNNLAVLYAAQGQFDRARQMLESAIRTHPSYATAHENLGDIYAKMASEAYDRALQLDRSNTGVQTKLSLIRELFSANPKFQRQPLAGDSSKQVAIAGQAAPAAPAGQPAKGAAAPAPAPLSAPAASRPVAIRETAPAAADAQPAQARASAAATAAQPPTAASPATAAPAVAPAAPSSVAGAEDVLRTVEQWAQAWSTNDVNRYLAFYSKDFKVPGGETRADWEKGRRDRIAKPRKIEVSVSAPQVKPLGPNRMVVAFRQDYRSPTLKASSPKTLTLVRVGDRWLIEQEQVGR